The following coding sequences are from one Hydra vulgaris chromosome 04, alternate assembly HydraT2T_AEP window:
- the LOC136079245 gene encoding uncharacterized protein LOC136079245 translates to MCKLFSINVQAFSKGFSDWKHGEEYVILHQNSTPHKNAVINWTTRKERKNTIDKQLMQELEQESDKFYKILKRVVAVVKFLSERGLAFRGHNETFSVPNIGNFMGCLELIAEFDPFLKEHIQKCSGKKHSVSYLTKTVYEEIITLMAKKVTKTIIEKVNSTKYYSIVVLFNPGCGAC, encoded by the coding sequence ATGTGcaaattattttctataaacGTACAAGCATTTTCCAAAGGGTTCTCTGATTGGAAGCATGGAGAGGAATATGTCATTCTCCACCAAAATTCTACGCCGCACAAGAACGCCGTTATAAATTGGACAACGCGAAAAGAAAGGAAAAATACAATCGATAAACAATTAATGCAAGAATTAGAGCAGGAATcagataaattttataaaattttgaagcgtgttgttgctgttgttaaGTTTTTGAGTGAACGAGGTTTAGCATTTCGTGGTCACAATGAAACATTTAGTGTTCCAAATATTGGCAATTTTATGGGCTGTTTGGAATTGATTGCTGAATTCGATCCGTTTCTTAAAGAGCACATACAGAAATGTTCAGGAAAAAAACACTCTGTTTCTTACCTAACCAAAACTGTGTATGAAGAAATTATTACATTAATGGcgaaaaaagtaacaaaaacaattatagaGAAAGTCAATTCGACAAAATATTATTCGATCGTTGTTTTATTCAACCCCGGATGTGGCGCATGTTGA
- the LOC136079246 gene encoding uncharacterized protein LOC136079246 — MSGQYNGLRALLQRENQLAVYTPCAAHSLNLIGIEAAKVVHEVVIFFGTIQQLFVFFSSSTKKWNAFTDALKINEKTHTLKSLGKTRWCNHYEVVKALKNNYEEILTVLKSIANDDQEKMDQREEAKTLFSKMTSLENRILVIFWEQILERINKVNKKIQTAGLDLLDASGLLSSLEGFIKEKRNNFDTELTQYEILAKTLTNYLSSEYKDKIKRILRYSDGTTGCGSNLTGKNKFKIEILNVVLDKFQNEFQERKNIYKENSENFKFLFDIGNKKTKIIDESSMQNA; from the coding sequence ATGTCAGGCCAATATAACGGCTTAAGGGCACTACTGCAGAGAGAAAATCAGTTGGCAGTATATACACCGTGTGCAGCACATAGTTTAAATCTGATAGGGATAGAAGCCGCAAAAGTTGTGCATGAAGTTGTAATATTTTTCGGTACAATTCAGcaattatttgtgtttttttcaagttctaCTAAAAAATGGAATGCATTTACCGacgctttaaaaataaatgagaaaACGCACACCCTAAAAAGTTTAGGCAAAACCAGATGGTGCAACCATTATGAAGTtgttaaagctttaaaaaataattatgaagaAATTTTAACGGTTTTAAAATCAATTGCAAACGATGACCAAGAAAAAATGGACCAAAGAGAAGAAGCGAAgacattattttcaaaaatgacttCATTGGAAAATAgaattttggttattttttggGAACAAATTCTGGaaagaattaataaagtaaataaaaaaatacagacaGCCGGACTAGATTTGTTAGACGCTTCCGGTCTTCTTTCATCACTTGAAGgattcattaaagaaaaaagaaacaatttcgACACCGAATTGACCCAATACGAGATATTAGCAAAAACTTTAACTAATTACCTTAGTTCggaatataaagataaaataaaaagaatactaAGATACTCAGACGGTACAACAGGGTGTGGGAGCAACTTAACAgggaaaaacaaatttaaaattgaaatcttAAATGTCGTTTTGgacaaatttcaaaatgaatttcaagaaagaaaaaatatatacaaggaAAATTCTGagaattttaaattcttatttgaTATTGGaaacaagaaaacaaaaataatagatGAATCCAGTATGCAGAATGcatga